The genomic stretch AAGTAATCAAATTTAAATTAAATTGTCCAAAACAAAAACCCAAACTAAAGAAACCCAAACCCTAATAAAAATTTCGCCAAAAGAGGAAAAGTGTACAGAGCATCCAGCCATGTATCACCTAACCTAATAAATATACGTAAGAAAGGAACATATgcaagaaaggtagaaaggaaatAATTACTGAATTAGCCTCACCTTTCCTGCCTTAGCCATCTGCTCAACATCCACACTCGCTGGATCTGGCTTCGCTCTCTTGGGTGCCGTCGATGCACCACCTGCTGCTGGACGTTTCTTGGGGGCTGCGTTCGGATCATACGATGGAGGGTAGACCATCTCCCGGAAGCCCTCAATCTGGCTGCCGGCTTTCTTCCGCATTCGCTCATAATCCGGCACTAGAAGGTTCAAACAAAATGATAAACGTGGAGCCTGATATGGTCAAAATCACCCTTAGGTATTTCTATGGCATTATCCCTGTAGTgtaagaatatagaatatacatttcAATGTAAAGATAAAGCTTAGTTTGACATTGGTGTAAGACCAAGAGAGGAATTCTCACATATTTTGCATTTTCTATATAAATTGTTTAAAAAACAAttgttatttattcacatatcatACCTAATGCAACTAATGGTGATgtgactggaggaggaggaggaggaggaggaggaggaggaggaggaggaggaggaggaggaggaggaggaggaggaggaggaggaggagtgggaggggggggaggagggagggagggagggagggagggagggagggagggagggagggagggagggagggaaggagggagggagggagggagggaaggaaggagggagggagggagggagggagggagggaaggagggagggagggagggagggagggagggaaggagggaaggagggaggggaggggaggggaggggaggggaggggagtgagggaaggagggagggaggaggagggtgtgtaaATAGAAGAGGGAtacataaacataacaaaaacagagATATCTAGCTATCTTAACTACCCCACATTCATCCCCTTCAACTAACCAGTATAATCCACCAACTCTTCCAGGTCAGATCTGTTCAGTGCCAGAGCTTCAATGTTGCGCCAGTGCGTCTGGATATCGGGATTATCAAAGTTCTCCGGAGAGTACTTGAAATGCAGCTTCTTCACCATATCCTTGGCCGCATCAACCTGGTCTACTGTAGCCCGTGTGACATCTTCAATTTCGATGTTGCGGAAATCATCTGTTGAAtgatggaggggggtagggggggggagtaaatacGTAACATTAGCAAAGAacttgataaaaaggaaaaagtatataAAAGTATCTATCCAAATGCCTGTAAATTTACCCCTTGAAATAGTTGTAAACAAAATACAATGgcacaaaaaacaagaaatgattataaaaacaacctATTCATATATTGCTTAAAACTgtaaaattatcacattatatgcTATATAAAAGGACTAGCTACTGTGCAAGAATATGTCCAACGTCTCTTAAAAGTCACAGAAATACATGTTATGGATGACACCTTGCCTCACTCTCATATAATTCCTCACATTCCCTTCATATTTCCCTTTACAACTTCATTATGAGTAGGAGACAAGTGTGTCCAAAACTGTAATATACATCAATATGAGAGGGTACAATATCTCATTTATTACTTTCTATAAATAGGTGTATAAGTGTATTTCTTTGAACATATTCCTATAACTTAAAGGCATATTCTCATGTTATGTTGCAACATatcaaatgtattttctttttcataagtaTTTTCATGTATACCTTCAACTAAGTCAACATACATTAGCATCATATctaaactttaatgataatacaaatgtctAACCATTTTCGATACAATaatactgaagaagaagaagaagaagaagaagaagaagaagaagaagaagaagatgacaaagaggagaagagaaaaaagaagaagaaaaaaaaaagaagagaagaaaaaagaatagaagaaaaaagaaaagaaaaaagaagagaagaataacgaagagaagaataaagaagaagagaagaaaaaagaagagagaagaaaaagaagaagagaagaaaaaagaagagagaagaaaaagaagaagagaagaaaaaagaagagaagaataaagtagagaagaataaagaagaaaagaaaaaagaagaggagaagaaagaagaagaaaagaagaaaaaagactgaCATATGCATATTACAACAGTTAAAACACATGAAGACTTCACCTACACTTTTAACTATTTTCTAGACTCTCAATACTTTTTGCTTAACCCAATGACCAagagatttatgttctgtccctgtgtaaacataataaataaactaaCATCACAGCCAATATGCCCTCTAAGCATCAAATAATGTCGAGTACAATCTGAAATGGAGGATGAGGTCACTTGACTATACAGTCTGTGTCTATccaattgtgtttttttgtgacctttgttacatacagatggctccatatgtgATTACCCAAaaaggaatctatcagtaggcctaGGGACCGTGCCTGATTTCCGCATTCCTTGAATTcccgggaaaatgtgtttttctttctattaaaactgatactgttattactcctactgatattatgattattttattgttatcaaaatattaataccattaaagATAATACCTCGTTGACTAAGCACTTgaaaagccatctatgtgtaaagacaacagATGAaccttgtattacagtgggcatggcatgtattcttgccatccaggCCAATTAGGTTAAATAGCATAATTTCCCACTTGATTTTACAATAATTATCTAATCTTTCTTCCCCACCCCATAAACAATaccactggagagagagagaaaaaacaacacaccAGCAAAGGGGAGGTGGCAGGCATAAAAGCCAGGAGGAGTGATCTGGCAGTTTTTCTCATCCAGCTCCTCCTTCTGGGGGATGAGGGCTGCCCAGGACACCGACGATCCCCTGCGAGCTACCATGCGCACTATGGGGGCCACATTACGAGCCAGACAGCGGTCCAGCAAGGCAGCAAACACCTTATTACTTCCTGTACATGATAGGTAAGGAACATTCAATaacataggaatgataatgatacataacacatataaaaaaatatattgataaaataacaagaaaacaatattCTGAAAACAActgctatgataataattatacagaCAAAAGCttaataaatctaagaaacaacTGAAACATTTTAAACTCCCTTTGCTTGAAATCCTTTTCCAAACAAAGCCAAGACAATGTTCAATGTGAAcaatagatggatacataaacaagtatatgaatatacaaattaattaatacatacaataacttaatcaaataaaataaaagccttAGCCTACCTTGAACAGATTTCTCATCAGGATACAAAAAATTAGCTGGCTTGATGTGATAATAGGGTTTAATACTCTCAATAGACTTGAATCCGAGCAGTTCAATTCCTTGTTCATACACCTGGTTCATACTACGCAATTCATCCTGAAATCATGAACATATATTCACAAAGACATAATTCTAATGGACAAATTAATACaagtacaagaaaaaacaagtaaTTTCCTTGTTTTGAATAATTGCATATATCCATTTAATAATTACAAGGCATTGATAGACCTAAATGACCTTATGTAATTTATTTCCATAGAGAAATATGCTTCTcttatatttttactttcctcATTCCTCAAATTCCTGATTTCCCTTTTATGCCAGCACGTCCTGCATTTGCaattcttttttcactctccgcACCTATTCAACAGTAACTTACATTGCACTATAAACTCTTTCCCAAGCACCAATTTCATGCCTTTGTTTCTCATCTTCACCTTTAGTTGTAACACAAAATCTACTAACAAAATCACCATTTCAATCTCTCCCTGGGAAGACGACAATAGATGGCACCACTTCCTCTGTGGAATGAATATCCATTCTCCAAGTTTAACTTGTCTATAAAAATCAACAGCAAATCAACACCAAACCTCAAGAATGCCATCCTATTGTCCTTCTTCAAAGTATCTTTCCTCCATGAAACCTTTccacacattttctctttctcccttacatgATCATTCCTATTTAATAATGCCTATCATTCTAATCTTTCATTACCTCCTCATAAAACTCTTTTCCCTTGGCACATCACCTAACCATTATTACAGTTAATAGCAATTGGTAAAGAAACCACAGGAATCAGAATTGTTATCTACCCTAAGCACAGATTTTAGAGGTTCAGGGATATTGaggttctatatatataaacattatacaatGAATCATCCATatgtaaacataataaataaattaacatcaCAGCCAATATGCCCTCTAAGCATCAAATAATGTCGAGTACAATCTGAAATGGAGGATGAGGTCACTTGACTATACAGTCTGTGTCTATccaattgtttgtctgtctgtgtctgttcatctatcagtttgtctgtgtctattcatctatcagtttgtctgtgtctatacatctatcagtttgtctgtatctatttatctatctctttatctataactATCCATTTATTTGTCTGGCTGATCAACCTTTTTATTTCCTTGCACAGAAAAAAGTACCAACAAATACATAGAATCTAAGCAACTTACCAAAGAAAATTTGATTTTCTTCCCTCCATACACTTGGTATTTCACATAGTCTGATGGCATCAACAGCTCACCAGTCTCCTGGaaatattataaagaaaatatcatCTTTAACTTGTAGACATAGTTTTCAATCTACATAATAATTCACTGCATCACAATAATCACTGTGCCATTCAGAACAGGCAAACCTTCATTACTCATGCtagtaaaatatattataaaaaaaatccagaagTCTTAGCCAATAGGAATCCATACAACAACCTAAATCATCTCTATACTGTTACATGATAACTCCAATAAATCTTTATAAGACACTCTAAGCAATCTTGTAGTCACTTCAGAACTAAAAGGTCACTTACTGCTCTGTAAGGACTTTCCAAGACTCCAAAGAATCATTATCAATTATGGGACACACCTTCTCTATGCAATGAAATGACAACTTTAAACATAAAGCTATGATGAAAGCTagaaataaacatttaaacattttgTATATCTGGTATTGAGAAATTATTTATTTCTCAATATTTATTTCAAGACCAAATATTGAGGGGCAACTTGATATACATTCAAAAAGTGTCACATAATCATTTTTATGTAGCCTTAGTCATCTTTTTAGCTGTAAGcttataatttcatttttctaAAAATTCCTCATTATGCCTCAAAACATCTACAAAGTTTAGTTATTGTAAAAGTTTTCTACTGTTAACTATgtgtttcttattgtttttttaagcATGCATGCTTAACAAACACCTTTTATAAAACTTATTGGAGGAATTGTTAACTTCAGATTTTACATATGTTAAGGTCTTAAAGAattttgtttaaaacattatttCATCTTCTAGTCACGAGGGTGAGGGATCAGGAAGGGCCTCACAAGCAGCAAAGCCTAGTGCAGCTCTTCATATAAATCCACACAACTTTAAAAAGGAGGACATGTAACTGACACATTTCAAAGATAGCCTATGCATATATAGCACACTAAGCAGCTGGGTGTGACAAAGCTTATTGTGGTGATGCAAGTCATGTCTTTAATGCTAGAATAAATAAACATCCAGCATGTATCCATCACCACAAAATTTCCAATGCCATGGTGGTTCATATAGATGAAGATAGCTCTTGGTTCTTAAAAGTGCTTGCATATGATAAAGACAAATAGTGGAAATGCTATTCAAATTACTTTGAGGAGCAGGAGAAAATTAACACCATGTACAACAGTTTCATATTATTTAAGCCGACAAAAATTAAGTTGAAAATCAGCAACAATTCACAGACAGTAGGTGACTCCTCAGcttcaaacaaacatacacaaattttGTAATCTGCAATTCTGTTAAACACATAAAGTGAAAATGAGTTGCTTCCATATCTTGCTTTGGGAAGTTATTTGTTTTGATTCACACCTTATCAGTGAATTTGTTTATCTCAATTATATGTGATTTTCTAACTCACCTCTAAGTATTCTTTCTTCATATATCTTACTTCCTCATTTGTGTTTTTCCACAACTTCACTTTATAAGGTTTGTTCATTTTCCTGTAGGATGAAAAAGTTAGTAAGTTGAAGACAATGACAATGTCCCCTAACTTCTGtcaaaatgaaatatattctCACTTCCTTACTCAGTCTTTGAATGAAAACTTAGGTTATAACCTCCTAATGcacattatatatcttttataactTATCTCCTAAACTCAAACCACTACATTCTATAAAGTATACACACCTTAAAAATATGCAATCTATGAACCAGACTGATTTCATCACcaccttctttctcatttcctaatTCCATTTATAATATGGAAaataatgaatgagaatgaatatcttcataacacaagaatgtatttgactggttttgattacatcttcatcagaaatacatgtatttctaatgaAGACATAATCAAAACCCGTCAAATACTCTCTtaaattatgaagatattcatacaATTTCTACACtagtcaacatgaatatggttcattcaTTTATAAATCACAAACACAATACATAATGAGCTCTTTTTCCTTTCAAAATGTCTACATCAAACAAGCCTCTGACCTGACAGTGGTGTACACTCCAAGAGACATTTCAACCCCAGGGGCCAAGGTGAAGGTAACTCTCCCGGTGGTTCGCTGCTTGTGCTCCAGCCGCTTCACTCTGTCCATCAGCTCCTCAAACCGACTGGCAGGATCTGCGAGGGTTTCTTTTCCTTGTGACTCTTCATCCTCACTGTCGTCTGGGATGATCAGGTCCTGTTGGAAATTTTTAAGAAGTAAGCATTACTACTATACAGGattagagaaaaatgagaaaaagaataattCATTTTCTATCATGTTCACTTCCTATTTGtgcttcattatttttgttgtcatctaTTGTACATTCAGGGTCGAGTTCCAGACGTATTTACTAGGAAAGCTCATATAAAGGAATGCCTTGAACATATTTACTTAGCAAATAATACTATGACAACCATGAAAGACAATCTCCATCACATTGCCAAATTCATATATCTGCAATAATGCAACTAGCAAATCCATGCTTATGAATTTTAGCAACACACTCTTAATAAGTCATGAGGTCCTCTAGCAAGTGCAGGCCACAAATGCAATCCTCTTGAAATTGTACTAATTAACACAAATTTCccaaatgaaaaaaggaaaataactagCAATGATATTTCTTTAGAGATTGTaaacatgtttattattatgggAGCATATTTTCATATAACTTCCAAAGATATTTCGGGTGTAGAGCTGggttaatatattcataatcatgtatatataactaaatatgtacTGTTAAACATATCAATTCATACTAACTTATTCGGGAATCTTTTCAATGTGTACTCAAAACTAAGACCTGCAATTTTAACCTGCTGCTACTGGGGATTGGCATTTACAGACAACCATGccaactgtgagtttagtttttaacccattgccttgaattggcaggaaaatttattttttactagtgccatgaatatcaatggtgttatttttattataaacattataattactattttgttataaacattagtaatagcaaaataagataacgtataaTATGTTTGTAAATTAAagcaaagggtaaacaggcgagacaggcagtactcgtaattgactcattggtgacagtACAAGTTGTAGCCATCCAtgaggaaaaacaattaaacaagtaaactcacagtgggcatggcatggcatgcccaTCAGCAGAGGGgtaattgtctttacatataaatggctccacaagtatgtacttagtcacaaaggagtcaattactactactacctacctcATCTGTTAATAGAAATATTCTCCTTTGCCTTATACTGCTTTTAGTAATGTTCAtggcattataataatcataatgtctataaAAATAAGAGCATTGgtattgacaatattaataaaaaatatttttcaaggAGAGGTAAAGTCAAACGAGGTCACAAGGTTTACCGATTGACTCCCTGGCTGAGCACTTTTGGAGCCATTTTACCA from Penaeus chinensis breed Huanghai No. 1 chromosome 40, ASM1920278v2, whole genome shotgun sequence encodes the following:
- the LOC125047261 gene encoding X-ray repair cross-complementing protein 6-like, whose product is MSEWRFDLDDDQEEDGDEQGEGTWTFGGRAASIFLIDASKEMCEASGDDGEDDDSSFKKAIRCAHATMMRKIISSDQDLSAVVLYNTKESKNNIDVPSIYILQELERPGAEKVLQLEKLMGMSTSKFEKEYGHSNNANIHEALWVCQSIFNKCKSKLSGQSIMLFTCQDDPHSGNDQKQKQARQKGKDLNEAGISLELLHMGTSFDVTKFYKDLIIPDDSEDEESQGKETLADPASRFEELMDRVKRLEHKQRTTGRVTFTLAPGVEMSLGVYTTVRKMNKPYKVKLWKNTNEEVRYMKKEYLEETGELLMPSDYVKYQVYGGKKIKFSLDELRSMNQVYEQGIELLGFKSIESIKPYYHIKPANFLYPDEKSVQGSNKVFAALLDRCLARNVAPIVRMVARRGSSVSWAALIPQKEELDEKNCQITPPGFYACHLPFADDFRNIEIEDVTRATVDQVDAAKDMVKKLHFKYSPENFDNPDIQTHWRNIEALALNRSDLEELVDYTVPDYERMRKKAGSQIEGFREMVYPPSYDPNAAPKKRPAAGGASTAPKRAKPDPASVDVEQMAKAGKADKLTVDVLKSWLQDRGIKVTGKKKAQLVQDVMDEVTG